A stretch of the Aphis gossypii isolate Hap1 chromosome 2, ASM2018417v2, whole genome shotgun sequence genome encodes the following:
- the LOC114124672 gene encoding uncharacterized protein LOC114124672 isoform X36, whose product MIEQTTLRNILTWIIAVILFIFQSLNYFISRIKKFVKHGQKNTTVVTTDTIISSESNPNNNNAPENVITVQGLIQNHFDIPLIIAEDEPNVNDFIKNAQLLNSYDNYKEKKKIDQFMEHLVDDSYVARGLGLITANVGREAEFYLYSKYDNNFENIVIKLKGRQGEIGQITIPNQNPTNSIETKSIPMDYFYDEDRIKVTYTPFAEGVYTLTLVRNGLSICRSPYYISVEKSPTNSRSQIRLGTKKYKMVTKFAKAKHVPLETCDNSIPVIEPSKSSISRNILPTTEENSIRTDVMSIVTKFESNSIHLKKNDQKLTVNRSKKSTKTDLLDEISISADSNTQPKIETGNDYDTNISDLSSLCIYSNSKSNDKKCSSNLDVSNRNSKSNYVNSIEIESNLVKRSNKKLDKSIRNINDMPRVKNMSSNHLEPTNSVLLKENLNDKSLDEVEKHNQTYKTNEPIHGQNQSEAFLDPITVDKFEIKCIDNEAYTHNKISCFDDDHRKTVIVMKNINELETHPNISMNQQFTDSTQYNINTPFTSVLTKITNDVCEKCSIKVLRILSEFPRDINITHNNNSNENCSSHETVLAQPISINTNIDNLFEKPISPTNEHKTDNLLTNSPTNMKLMDTIDKDIKYNYINEIKPINTTFNEIYCDINNTTKELMVKQNKHDGEINKSINDKITNNFTIPITKNNIDKHKIDHLENILSTDNKMQIQVQNVQKFSEHNMDKDKTNQFQFHDYINNELNDINKENEKILDTRDIVTINNDKKCNEELVINELKAKNVIIPDEYKNIQSSFINSQTVLASMEDKLLTLRYKPEDIRQEINNISNTNVILHENQKLIIENSIEPVLKNFKNKMVEKITQLYLNKDLTRSDNTSIIENHNINLTNNLQKNQLHNNADNKKNKTKLIEIIRSQLTNHFHKNDIPGMILNNKNTDNNQVYKYLENIIKTNMNPNETHSQRLDENNIQTLVSIAKNQLNKQQLDDEFKMMRLENVTSNIEIKKTNDNEKVQDTEIKLKNIPNDTSIKIETTTKSIKSNTSEKTDLESNIDNKKNIKSIKLKNKVNDLTKIQNMFKINEIGENNKRNTKIKSKPTENASREQIKKQEDKVVKIKIFNDAKDLTTEKENIYKFPHSVIVTVNKENETSTIIDTSRVSEIELEKINNSAQSDTSKLNNPFIKPQIQKIVVEIVTNNNKMVIDSVAIIIHEETEDKKKVAKRNNPKTKYWIQINDHELYTINAYHDTIKPIDKDRVIETEMPKISIQTNITIDNNLEESNKKKIEENIKNDLIIETPTISLQTSEKLENINETKITPYTVSSTEQIEETIAVESESCLLIDTSNVPVEQKNIIGKSIEHPISIENRNKSVKESKVIKTTTETELIKNNDPLALNKEEGTGKENNLETEIETEKPIHNINKEDEAISLIKITTVSDDENIKIKKTGEHQLTIETQINYDENLKVVNINTESAPIPNNDSSTENIGEPINKENIPETEVETKMSEDNTNKEGETCTPTNTQNISTDEKITIEETTEEPFPIETLIKYAEKPKILDSKTETEPSPNTGYSIINVQEPIDREKNPETEINKIKSIDIIIKKFDASSKMNTSIESVEDKNIKGETTENPLPKDQPIKSVKKSKVVNINTESESIENYYSSAVNEEEPFEKENIPETEVETEVSTDNMKIESEPCSTYDTPTVSDKEKIIKEETTDKQLPNNQPIKFVEDSKQVVITTETEPSINSNSLTISMQEQVDKERIPETRVETKKLEDNINKEGELCPPTNTQNISTEEKVTIEETTEEPLTIETPIQSVENSKEVDITAETDPSINSNTSTKSIQEQVDTESIPENRVETKKSEDIINKEGELCPPTNTQNISTEEKITIDETIEEPLPIEIPIKCVEESKVVNINTESESIPNKNSSAVTVEEPIEKENIPEIEVETNRSEDNIDKEGEPCPPTNTQNISDDERKIIDETNVNPLLIETPIKCVEESKVININTESESKTNNDSSAVNEEKPIEKENIPETVVETKKSEDNIDKEGELCPPTNTQNISDDERKIIDETNVNPLLIETPIKCVEESKVININTESESKTNNDSSAVNEEKPIEKENIPETVVETKKSEDNIDKEGELCPPTNTQNISDDERKIIDETNVNPLLIETPIKCVEESKVINIYTESESKTNNDSSAVNEEKPIEKENIPDTEVETKKSEDNIDKEGEPCPPTNTQNISDDERKIIDETNINPLLIETPIKCVEESKVININTESESKTNNDSSAVNEEKPIEKENIPETVVETKKSKDNIDKEGELCPPTNTQNISDDERKIIDETNVNPLLIETPIKCVEESKVININTESESKTNNDSSAVNEEKPIEKENIPETVVETKKSEDNIDKEGELCPPTNTQNISDDERKIIDETNVNPLLIETPIKCVEESKVININTESESKTNNDSSAVNEEKPIEKENIPETVVETKKSEDNIDKEGDLCPPTNTQNISDDERKIIDETNVNPLLIETPIKCVEESKVININTESESKTNNDSSAVNEEKPIEKENIPETVVETKKSEDNIDKEGELCPPTNTQNISTEEKVTIEETTEEPLTIETPIQSVENSKEVDITAETDPSINSNTSTKSIQEQVDTESIPENRVETKKLENNINNEDEPCPLTNAQNISTEEKITIEETIEEPLPIEIPIKCVEESKVVNINTESESIPNKNSSAVTVEEPIEKENIPEIEVETKRSEDNIDKEGEPCPPTNTQNISEDERKIIDETNVNPLLIETPIKCVEESKVININTESESIPNNDSSAVNEEKPIEKENIPETVVETKKSEDNIDKEGELCPPFNTQNISTEEKITIEERIEEPLPIEIPIKCVEESKAVNINTESESIPNNDSSAVNEEKPIDKENIPETEVETKKSEDNPKKESEPCPPTNTQNISDDQRKIIDETNVNPLLIETPNKCVEESNVVNINTESESIPNNNSSAVTVEEPIEKENIPETEVKTEKSTDNTNIEIEPCSPANTPNISNENKITILETTDKLLTNDQSTKYVEELKLVNINIETEPPPNTDFLTLNVETLIYIENNPETEIEAEKSIGNIIKEGEASSMIDTSIESVVDKNIIEETIENSLPNEQSTKSVKELKVVDINTESELMPNNDSSMTNVEEPFNKDNVPETQIETVKSIDENEKECEACSPTDTSSVSIEEKNIIDKTIANPLLNEPPIKSVDKFKVLDINTETEPSPNTGSLTVNVEVLIDKENIREIQIETDKLIDYSNKECESRSPTDKLAASSEKNNLTEETMEILLPIETFIKSSTKAVEELKENKINTETVFVPNIDSSTLNAEEPSEEDYFSKIVIKTDKTLDFVVKECETCPPIDTSMYVTEEIKGIDGTIEKLIPIGSSFVIADTENLTSIDGINTIMNRQLGKEYLKDIESSTSIDTVAFVKDQKVEENETLIENILTINTSTASVQGQIQVEEVIKDESVVLINDSVTFDEISPEEQNNIETAKISSITVMEEQTDINRDEVMYTCEEPLDKTIVEKSIHSETTSTTDILVAVDEQRALETEVSENATQILNDTFTETVENLIKMKKKFEKETTTPIVVAKSGIEWNEKKLISENKTSTPVHLASTNKEQTEIDMVTEIASPNVNILNSNTKIILVDKEIITENSNNPKHCYLKFGETSKIHSLENEDNLPGKSYGIQKLEMSVQRMKTSNEDYYEKTFLQLEQTEKISVENKDKVDCENKNIIDDKLYTVNESDLNAILCASSLEEALTLLDSKIKFKFKHRKLSNKANSTPHIPKIQSSESRSSGTNTNFTDAREFFKEIEKKCKK is encoded by the exons ATGATAGAACAAACAACATTACGCAACATCTTAACATGGATAATTGcagtgattttatttattttccaatcactcaactattttatttcacggataaaaaaatttgtaaaac acGGGCAAAAAAATACTACTGTTGTGACAACAGATACGATAATATCATCTGAATCGAATCcgaataataacaatgcaccagaaaatgttattactgTCCAAGGACTGATTCAAAATCACTTTGACATTCCTCtg ataattgcAGAAGATGAACCAAACgtgaatgattttattaaaaatgctcaattattgaattcttatgataattacaaagaaaaaaagaaaatcgatCAATTTATGGAGCATTTAGTTGATGACTCTTATGTTGCACGTGGCCTAGGTTTGATAACTGCAAACGTTGGACGAGAAGCAGAATTTTACTTATActcaaaatatgataataattttgaaaacatcgTTATTAAGCTCAAGGGACGTCAAGGTGAAATTGGTCAAATCACAATACCAAACCAAAATCCTACAAACTCTATTGAAACAAAATCCATTCCAatggattatttttatgatgaagATCGAATCAAAGTTACTTACACACCATTTGCAGAAGGTGTATATACATTAACACTAGTACGAAATGGTTTATCCATTTGCCGCTCTCCATACTATATATCAGTAGAAAAAAGTCCAACAAATTCTAGATCTCAAATTCGTTTAGGcacaaagaaatataaaatggtaACTAAGTTTGCTAAGGCCAAACATGTGCCTCTTGAAACATGTGACAACAGTATTCCTGTCATTGAACCCAGTAAATCATCAATTAGTAGAAATATTCTTCCAACAACTGAAGAAAACTCAATTCGAACAGACGTTATGTCTATAGTaacaaaatttgaatctaatagtatacatttaaaaaaaaatgatcaaaaaCTTACAGTTAATAGATccaaaaaaagtacaaaaactGATTTGTTAGATGAAATTTCAATCTCAGCAGACTCAAATACTCAACCAAAAATTGAAACTGGTAATGATTATGATACTAACATCAGTGATTTAAGTTCACtttgtatttattcaaattctaaatCCAATGACAAAAAATGTTCGAGTAATTTAGATGTTTCCAATAGAAATAGTAAGTCAAATTATGTCAATTCTATAGAAATCGAAAGTAACCTGGTAAAGAGGTCCAATAAAAAACTCGATAAaagtattagaaatataaacgaTATGCCTcgagtaaaaaatatgtcatcAAATCACCTAGAACCTACAAACAGTGTATTActgaaagaaaatttaaatgataagaGTTTAGATGAAGTAGAAAAACATAATCAAAcgtataaaacaaatgaacCTATTCATGGACAAAACCAAAGTGAAGCGTTTTTAGATCCAATCACTGTagataaatttgaaatcaaatGTATAGACAACGAAgcatacacacataataaaatatcatgttttGATGATGATCACAGAAAAACTGtaattgtaatgaaaaatattaacgaaTTAGAAACACATCCCAACATTTCTATGAACCAACAATTCACCGATTCgacacaatacaatattaacacCCCTTTTACAAGTGTTCTAACCAAAATCACCAATGATGTTTgtgaaaaatgttcaataaaagtattaagaaTACTATCTGAATTTCCTAGGGATATAAACATAACACATAACAACAATTCAAATGAAAACTGTTCAAGCCATGAAACAGTTCTAGCACAACCAATTAgcattaatactaatatagatAACTTGTTTGAAAAGCCCATTAGTCCTACAAATGAACATAAAACTGATAATTTACTGACTAATAGTCCAACAAATATGAAACTAATGGATACAATCGAtaaagacataaaatataattatattaatgaaatcaaacCAATAAATACTAcctttaatgaaatatactgTGACATCAATAATACGACCAAAGAATTAAtggttaaacaaaataaacacgatggtgaaataaataaatcgataaatgataaaataaccaataattttaCGATACCCATCACCAAAAATAACATagataaacacaaaatagATCACCTAGAGAATATATTGTCTACagataataaaatgcaaattcaagttcaaaatgtacaaaaattctCAGAACATAATATGGATAAagataaaacaaatcaatttcaatttcatgATTATATCAACAACGAATTAAATGATATCaataaagaaaatgaaaaaattttagacACGCGTGATAtagtaacaattaataacgataaaaaatgtaatgaagaattagtaataaacgaattaaaagctaagaatgttattattccggatgaatataaaaatattcaaagtagttttataaatagtcaAACAGTATTAGCATCAATGGAAGATAAATTACTGACTTTGAGGTATAAACCAGAAGATATTAGACAAGAGATAAACAATATATCCAATACTAATGTCATATTACATGAAAaccaaaaactaataattgaaaactCAATTGAacctgtattaaaaaatttcaaaaacaaaatggttgaaaaaattacacaattatatttaaataaggatTTGACACGTTCAGATAATACTTCGATTATagaaaaccataatataaatctaacaaataatttacaaaaaaatcaactacATAACAAcgctgataataaaaaaaataaaaccaaattaattgaaataattagatCACAGTTAACAAATCATTTTCACAAAAATGATATACCAggaatgatattaaataataaaaacacagataataatcaagtgtataaatatctcgaaaatataattaaaacaaatatgaatCCAAATGAAACGCATTCACAAAGATTGgatgaaaacaatattcagACACTTGTCAGTATAGCGAAAAATCaactaaataaacaacaattagATGACGAGTTTAAAATGATGAGATTAGAAAACGTAACTTCAAATATTGAGATAAAGAAAACCAATGATAATGAAAAAGTACAAGACACAGAGATTAAGTTGAAAAACATACCTAATGATACgagtataaaaattgaaactacAACTAAATccataaaatcaaatacatcagaaaaaactgatttagaatcaaatatagataataaaaaaaacattaaatcaataaaattaaagaataagGTAAATGacttaacaaaaatacaaaatatgtttaaaatcaatgaaattggagaaaataataaaagaaatacaaaGATAAAATCAAAACCGACTGAAAATGCATCAAGagagcaaataaaaaaacaagaagACAAAGtagtaaagataaaaatatttaatgatgctAAAGATCTAACGacagaaaaagaaaatatttacaaatttccaCACTCAGTCATAGTAACAGTAAATAAAGAGAATGAAACTTCAACAATAATTGATACTTCACGTGTCTCTGAAATAGAGTTggaaaagataaataatagtgCACAATCAGacacatcaaaattaaataacccaTTCATAAAACCACAAATCCAAAAAATTGTAGTAGAAATtgtaaccaataataataaaatggtcaTTGATTCTGtagcaataattatacacgAAGAAAcagaagacaaaaaaaaagtggcaAAAAGAAACAatccaaaaacaaaatattggatACAAATCAATGATCatgaattgtatacaataaacgcATATCATGACACTATCAAACCAATCGATAAAGATAGAGTTATCGAAACAGAAATgccaaaaatatcaatacaaacaaatataacaatagaTAACAATCTTGAAGAaagtaataagaaaaaaatagaagaaaacatcaaaaatgatttaataatagaaacacCAACAATATCTCTACAGACttcagaaaaattagaaaatataaatgaaacaaaaataacaccaTACACTGTTTCTTCAACTGAACAAATAGAAGAAACAATAGCTGTTGAAAGTGAATCATGCTTATTAATTGATACATCAAATGTTCCtgttgaacaaaaaaatataataggcaaAAGTATAGAACATCCAATATCAATCGAAAACAGAAATAAATCTGTTAAAGAATCAAAGGtgataaaaacaacaactgaaactgaattaataaaaaataatgatcccTTAGCATTAAACAAAGAAGAAGGAACCGGTAAAGAAAACAATCTAGAAACTGAAATTGAGACAGAAAAACcaatacataacataaataaagaaGATGAAGCAATCTCACTGATCAAGATAACAACTGTCTCTGATGacgaaaatatcaaaataaaaaaaacaggtGAACATCAATTAACAATTGAAACACAAATTAACTATgacgaaaatttaaaagtagtaaatataaatactgaatCCGCACCAATACCAAATAATGATTCATCAACAGAAAATATAGGAGAACCAATCAATAAGGAAAATATTCCAGAAACTGAAGTTGAAACAAAAATGTCGGaagataacactaataaagAAGGAGAAACATGCACACCGactaatacacaaaatatctCTACTGATGAAAAGATAACAATTGAAGAAACAACTGAAGAACCATTCCCAATTGAAACACTCATTAAATATGcggaaaaaccaaaaatattagatagtaAAACTGAGACTGAACCATCACCAAACACtggttattcaataataaacgtaCAAGAACCAATCGATAGAGAAAAAAATCCAGaaactgaaattaataaaattaagtcaatagatatcattattaaaaaatttgatgcaAGCTCAAAGATGAATACATCAATAGAATCTgttgaagataaaaatattaaaggagAAACCACTGAAAATCCATTACCAAAAGACCAACCAATTAAATCtgtcaaaaaatcaaaagtagtaaatattaatactgaaTCCGaatcaatagaaaattattattcttcagCAGTAAATGAAGAAGAACCAttcgaaaaagaaaatattccaGAAACTGAAGTTGAAACAGAAGTATCAACAGATAACATGAAAATTGAAAGTGAACCATGTTCAACATATGATACACCAACTGTCTCTGATAAAGAAAAGATAATCAAAGAAGAAACAACTGATAAGCAACTACCAAATAACCAACCAATTAAATTTGTCGAAGATTCAAAACAAGTAGTTATTACAACTGAAACTGAACCATCAATAAACTCTAATTCTTTAACAATAAGCATGCAAGAACAAGTCGATAAAGAAAGAATTCCAGAAACAAGggttgaaacaaaaaaattggaagataacattaataaagaAG GTGAACTATGCCCACCGactaatacacaaaatatttctactgAAGAAAAGGTAACTATTGAAGAAACAACTGAAGAACCATTAACAATTGAAACACCCATTCAATCTGTCGAAAATTCAAAAGAAGTGGATATTACAGCTGAAACTGATCCATCAATAAACTCTAACACTTCAACAAAAAGCATACAAGAACAAGTCGATACAGAAAGCATTCCAGAAAATAGggttgaaacaaaaaaatcggaagatattattaataaagaagGTGAACTATGCCCACCGactaatacacaaaatatttctactgAAGAAAAGATAACTATTGATGAAACAATTGAAGAACCATTACCAATTGAAATTCCCATTAAATGTGTCGAAGAATCAAaagtagtaaatataaatactgaatCCGAATCAATACCAAATAAGAATTCTTCAGCAGTAACTGTAGAAGAACCAatcgaaaaagaaaatattccaGAAATTGAGGTTGAAACAAATAGATCGGAAGATAACATTGATAAAGAAGGTGAACCATGCCCACCGactaatacacaaaatatctCTGATGACGAAAGGAAAATTATAGATGAAACCAATGTAAATCCATTACTTATCGAAACACCCATTAAATGTGTCGAAGaatcaaaagtaataaatattaatacagaaTCCGAATCAAAAACCAATAATGATTCTTCAGCAGTAAATGAAGAAAAACCAatcgaaaaagaaaatattccaGAAACTGTggttgaaacaaaaaaatcggaAGATAACATTGATAAAGAAGGTGAACTATGCCCACCGactaatacacaaaatatctCTGATGACGAAAGGAAAATTATAGATGAAACCAATGTAAATCCATTACTTATCGAAACACCCATTAAATGTGTCGAAGaatcaaaagtaataaatattaatacagaaTCCGAATCAAAAACCAATAATGATTCTTCAGCAGTAAATGAAGAAAAACCAatcgaaaaagaaaatattccaGAAACTGTggttgaaacaaaaaaatcggaAGATAACATTGATAAAGAAGGTGAACTATGCCCACCGACTAATACCCAAAATATCTCTGATGACGAAAGGAAAATTATAGATGAAACCAATGTAAATCCATTACTTATCGAAACACCCATTAAATGTGTCGAAGaatcaaaagtaataaatatttatacagaatCCGAATCAAAAACCAATAATGATTCTTCAGCAGTAAATGAAGAAAAACCAatcgaaaaagaaaatattccaGATACTGAggttgaaacaaaaaaatcggaAGATAACATTGATAAAGAAGGTGAACCATGCCCACCGactaatacacaaaatatctCTGATGACGAAAGGAAAATTATAGATGAAACCAATATAAATCCATTACTTATCGAAACACCCATTAAATGTGTCGAAGaatcaaaagtaataaatattaatacagaaTCCGAATCAAAAACCAATAATGATTCTTCAGCAGTAAATGAAGAAAAACCAatcgaaaaagaaaatattccaGAAACTGTggttgaaacaaaaaaatcgaaagatAACATTGATAAAGAAGGTGAACTATGCCCACCGactaatacacaaaatatctCTGATGACGAAAGGAAAATTATAGATGAAACCAATGTAAATCCATTACTTATCGAAACACCCATTAAATGTGTCGAAGaatcaaaagtaataaatattaatacagaaTCCGAATCAAAAACCAATAATGATTCTTCAGCAGTAAATGAAGAAAAACCAatcgaaaaagaaaatattccaGAAACTGTggttgaaacaaaaaaatcggaAGATAACATTGATAAAGAAGGTGAACTATGCCCACCGactaatacacaaaatatctCTGATGACGAAAGGAAAATTATAGATGAAACCAATGTAAATCCATTACTTATCGAAACACCCATTAAATGTGTCGAAGaatcaaaagtaataaatattaatacagaaTCCGAATCAAAAACCAATAATGATTCTTCAGCAGTAAATGAAGAAAAACCAatcgaaaaagaaaatattccaGAAACTGTggttgaaacaaaaaaatcggaAGATAACATTGATAAAGAAGGTGACCTATGCCCACCGactaatacacaaaatatctCTGATGACGAAAGGAAAATTATAGATGAAACCAATGTAAATCCATTACTTATCGAAACACCCATTAAATGTGTCGAAGaatcaaaagtaataaatattaatacagaaTCCGAATCAAAAACCAATAATGATTCTTCAGCAGTAAATGAAGAAAAACCAatcgaaaaagaaaatattccaGAAACTGTggttgaaacaaaaaaatcggaAGATAACATTGATAAAGAAGGTGAACTATGCCCACCGactaatacacaaaatatttctactgAAGAAAAGGTAACTATTGAAGAAACAACTGAAGAACCATTAACAATTGAAACACCCATTCAATCTGTCGAAAATTCAAAAGAAGTGGATATTACAGCTGAAACTGATCCATCAATAAACTCTAACACTTCAACAAAAAGCATACAAGAACAAGTCGATACAGAAAGCATTCCAGAAAATAGggtagaaacaaaaaaattggaaaataacattaataatgaaGATGAACCATGTCCACTGACTAATGCACAAAATATCTCTACTGAAGAAAAGATAACTATTGAAGAAACAATTGAAGAACCATTACCAATTGAAATTCCCATTAAATGTGTCGAAGAATCAAaagtagtaaatataaatactgaatCCGAATCAATACCAAATAAGAATTCTTCAGCAGTAACTGTAGAAGAACCAatcgaaaaagaaaatattccaGAAATTGAGGTTGAAACAAAAAGATCGGAAGATAACATTGATAAAGAAGGTGAACCATGCCCACCGactaatacacaaaatatctCTGAAGacgaaagaaaaattatagatgAAACCAATGTAAATCCATTACTTATCGAAACACCCATTAAATGTGTCGAAGaatcaaaagtaataaatataaatactgaatCCGAATCAATACCAAATAATGATTCTTCGGCAGTAAATGAAGAAAAACCAatcgaaaaagaaaatattccaGAAACTGTggttgaaacaaaaaaatcggaAGATAACATTGATAAAGAAGGTGAACTATGCCCACCgtttaatacacaaaatatttctactgAAGAAAAGATAACTATTGAAGAAAGAATTGAAGAACCATTACCAATTGAAATTCCCATTAAATGTGTCGAAGAATCAAAagcagtaaatataaatactgaatCCGAATCAATACCAAATAATGATTCTTCAGCAGTAAATGAAGAAAAACCAAtcgataaagaaaatattccaGAAACTGAggttgaaacaaaaaaatcggaAGATAACCCTAAGAAAGAAAGTGAACCATGCCCACCGactaatacacaaaatatctCTGATGACCAAAGGAAAATTATAGATGAAACCAATGTAAATCCATTACTTATCGAAACACCTAATAAATGTGTCGAAGAATCaaatgtagtaaatattaatacagaaTCCGAATcaataccaaataataattcttcagCAGTAACTGTAGAAGAACCAatcgaaaaagaaaatattccaGAAACTGAAGTTAAAACAGAAAAGTCAACGGATAACACGAATATAGAAATTGAACCATGCTCACCAGCTAATACACCAAATATCTCTAATGAAAATAAGATTACCATATTAGAAACAACTGATAAGCTATTAACTAATGACCAATCAACTAAATATGttgaagaattaaaattagtaaatatcaatattgaaaCTGAACCACCACCAAATACTGATTTCTTAACACTAAACGTAGAAACACTAATCTATATAGAAAACAATCCAGAAACTGAAATTGAGGCAGAAAAATCAATAGGTAACATTATTAAAGAAGGTGAAGCAAGCTCAATGATTGATACATCAATTGAATCTgttgtagataaaaatattatagaagaaaCCATTGAAAATTCATTACCAAATGAACAATCAACTAAATCTGTCAAAGAATTAAAAGTAGTAGATATTAATACTGAATCTGAATTAATGCCAAATAATGATTCTTCAATGACAAACGTTGAAGAACCATTCAATAAGGATAATGTTCCAGAAACTCAAATTGAGACAGTTAAATCAATAGATGAGAATGAAAAGGAATGTGAAGCATGTTCACCGACTGATACATCGTCAGTTTCTATTGaagaaaagaatattatagataaaaccaTTGCAAATCCATTACTAAATGAACCACCAATTAAATCTGTtgacaaatttaaagttttagatattaatactGAAACTGAACCATCACCAAATACTGGTTCTTTAACAGTAAACGTAGAAGTACTAAtcgataaagaaaatattcgagaaattcaaattgaaacagataaattaatagattacTCTAATAAAGAATGTGAATCACGCTCCCCGACAGATAAATTAGCTGCTTCTagtgaaaaaaacaatttgacaGAAGAGACTATGGAAATCCTATTACCAATTGAAACATTCATTAAGTCCTCGACAAAAGCCGTTGAAGAACTTaaggaaaacaaaattaataccgAAACTGTCTTTGTACCAAATATTGATTCTTCAACACTAAATGCAGAAGAACCATCAGAGGAAgactatttttcaaaaatagtaataaagaCGGATAAAACATTAGATTTCGTTGTAAAAGAATGTGAAACATGCCCACCGATAGACACATCAATGTATGTGACAGAAGAAATAAAAGGAATAGATGGTACTATCGAAAAACTAATTCCAATTGGTTCTTCGTTTGTGATTGCAGATACTGAAAATTTAACATCAATTGACGGTATTAACACAATTATGAACAGACAATTAGGGAAAGAATACTTGAAAGATATTGAAAGTTCAACAAGTATTGACACAGTTGCATTTGTAAAAGATCAAAAAGTGGAAGAAAATGAaactttaattgaaaatatattaacaattaacacTTCAACTGCATCTGTACAAGGACAGATACAGGTAGAAGAAGTTATCAAAGATGAATCTGTGGTATTAATTAACGATTCAGTTACATTTGATGAAATCTCTCCAGAAGAGCAAAACAATATTGAAACTGCAAAGATTTCTTCTATTACAGTCATGGAGGAACAAACAGATATAAACAGAGATGAGGTTATGTACACTTGTGAAGAACCGTTAGACAAAACTATTGTAGAAAAGAGTATCCATAGTGAAACAACATCCACGACTGATATTTTAGTTGCAGTCGATGAACAGAGAGCCCTTGAAACAGAAGTTTCAGAAAACGCTACTCAAATACTAAATGATACTTTTACCGAAACAGTAGAAAAcctgataaaaatgaaaaaaaaatttgaaaaagaaaCGACAACACCAATTGTTGTAGCAAAATCTGGAATAGAATGGaatgagaaaaaattaataagtgaaaataaaacttcaaCACCTGTTCATTTGGCCTCAACCAATAAGGAACAAACTGAGATAGATATGGTTACTGAAATTGCATCAccaaatgttaacattttaaatagcaatactaaaataattttagttgataaagaaataataacggaaaattcaaataatcctaaacattgttatttaaaattcggTGAAACGTCTAAAATTCATAGTTTGGAAAATGAAGATAATTTACCAGGAAAATCGTATGGCattcaaaaattagaaatgtCTGTACAACGAATGAAAACTTCCAATGaagattattatgaaaaaacttttttacagTTGGAACAAACTGAAAAAATTTCTGtagaaaataaagataaagttgactgtgaaaataaaaatattattgatgataaattatacacagtCAATGAATCTGACTTAAACGCAATATTGTGTGCGTCTTCTCTCGAAGAAGCACTTACATTATT